From Clarias gariepinus isolate MV-2021 ecotype Netherlands chromosome 2, CGAR_prim_01v2, whole genome shotgun sequence, one genomic window encodes:
- the brd8b gene encoding bromodomain-containing protein 8 isoform X1, with the protein MSTGVGKHKMLALGPTEPWSIREKLCLASSVMRSGDQNWVSVSRAIKPFSEQGRPPDWFSQKHCASQYSELLETTEAPKRKRGEKGEVVETIEDVIVRRLTAERIDELKKLLKDTQEKYRKLKKEVDLIQAGHMDSKLEELWGEIEQKKKQEEEEAEQKKRATEAAYQARQAAKNTKRHPSITVRSPLGAGSPSMDVSQPDTPQPIMDESCPSPMTQGVPVFIPVSESTGPVHKEGSLGSLIDESPQKKLPNQKATPPPSPLLSELLKKGSLLSASPRLVVEGEVAAALSNGAHSVDLHVPTAVHSTSHDVSTDAPTLSRLLEAAPPVQMSASAEPTNPPTVAPPVSGHHFIPSTGAAVAECSGPESVLTVQSGSEQTEEREGELVEDLVAVSYMEDELDLETVGDIIAIIEEKVDDSVEVLDAAAVEAALSLCEEAVAGGHSLSDPWESQPFKPPEPESRVFTTPQLSSPSPASAAIVVESVMVEEIGQTGVSELPTEDHESAPAAVPGNAREPETAGGEEEREGEEDGAREEEQTENRTPSPSVKCESEEWTQPEAETPCLDSEDSSTSGRDPKEVKDEDGGSEVDADEGMEMKECGEGPYLSEVDPPASESEDGYGTNSQRYTTADSTASSPASSQFLSSAVVLLRASSMCSEDQEALQAQKIWKKAIMLVWRAAANHRYASVFLQPVSDDIAPGYHSIVHRPMDLSAIKKNIETGQIRTTAEFQRDIMLMFQNAVMYNSSDHDVYHMALEMQRDVLEQIQQFLATQLIMQTSESGISAKSLRGREANRKQDPNDKSLSPAHNDAHLEPEPAAMSRRKRNNSKQDTIKQDGGTRGRRSAIEADMKMKK; encoded by the exons GCGTGGTGAAAAGGGAGAAGTGGTCGAGACCATCGAGGACGTGATCGTGCGCAGGCTCACAGCAGAGAGGATTGACGAGCTCAAAAAACTCCTCAAAGACACACAGGAGAAATACAG gaAGCTGAAGAAGGAGGTTGACTTGATTCAGGCAGGACACATGGACTCCAAGCTTGAGGAGCTCTGGGGAGAGATTGAACA aaaaaagaaacaggaggaggaggaggctgaGCAGAAGAAGAGGGCTACAGAGGCGGCCTATCAGG CACGACAAGCTGCTAAAAACACAAAGAGGCACCCAAGCATCACCGTACGTTCTCCCCTGGGGGCTGGGTCACCCAGCATGGATGTCTCACAGCCTGACACTCCTCAGCCAATTATGGATGAGTCCTGTCCCAGTCCTATG ACACAGGGCGTGCCAGTGTTCATTCCGGTGTCTGAGTCAACCGGTCCAGTGCATAAAGAGGGAAGTCTGGGTTCTCTGATAGATGAATCCCCACAGAAGAAGCTCCCGAATCAGAAAGCCACGCCCCCACCTTCGCCGTTGTTGTCTGAGCTGTTGAAGAAAGGTAGCCTCCTATCAGCCAGCCCCAGACTG GTGGTGGAAGGCGAGGTGGCTGCAGCTCTCAGTAAcggtgctcacagtgtggatcTTCACGTCCCTACAGCCGTTCATTCCACCAGCCATGACGTCTCGACAG aTGCGCCAACATTATCACGTTTGTTGGAAGCCGCTCCCCCAGTCCAGATGTCAGCCAGCGCTGAGCCCACTAACCCCCCCACTGTAGCTCCTCCCGTCTCTGGACACCACTTTATACCCAGCACAG gaGCTGCAGTAGCAGAATGTTCTGGTCCAGAGTCAGTGCTGACGGTACAGTCTGGGTCGGAGCAGACAGAGGAGCGAGAGGGTGAGCTTGTGGAGGATCTGGTGGCTGTGTCTTACATGGAAGACGAGTTGGACCTGGAGACAGTGGGGGACATTATAGCTATTATTGAAGAAAAG gtggaCGACTCGGTGGAGGTTTTGGATGCAGCAGCAGTTGAGGCTGCTCTATCGCTATGTGAGGAGGCAGTAGCCGGGGGTCACTCTCTCTCAGACCCCTGGGAGTCACAGCCCTTTAAACCCCCCGAGCCGGAATCTAGAGTTTTTACCACACCCCAGCTTAGCTCTCCCTCTCCTGCGTCCGCCGCTATTGTGGTAGAATCCGTCATGGTGGAAGAGATAGGACAGACTGGAGTGTCCGAGCTGCCCACGGAGGACCACGAATCCGCCCCCGCGGCAGTTCCGGGAAACGCACGTGAGCCTGAGACagcaggaggagaagaagagagggaaggagaagaGGACGGAGCAAGGGAGGAGGAACAGACGGAGAACAGGACACCCAGTCCGTCTGTGAAGTGCGAGAGCGAGGAGTGGACGCAGCCGGAGGCTGAGACACCCTGCCTCGACTCTGAGGACAGCTCTACCTCCGGGAGAGACCCGAAG GAAGTGAAGGACGAAGACGGAGGGAGTGAGGTGGATGCAGACGAAGGGATGGAGATGAAAGAATGCGGAGAGGGACCATATCTTTCAGAGGTGGACCCCCCGGCAAGCGAGAGCGAGGACGGGTACGGCACCAACTCCCAGCGCTACACCACAGCAGACTCCACCGCCAGCAGCCCCGCCTCATCCCAGTT TTTATCGTCTGCTGTTGTCCTGCTGCGTGCCAGTTCGATGTGCAGTGAGGATCAGGAGGCTTTGCAGGCCCAAAAGATATGGAAGAAGGCCATCATGTTGGTGTGGCGGGCAGCAGCCAATCACAG GTATGCAAGTGTGTTTCTGCAGCCTGTATCCGATGACATCGCCCCTGGCTACCACAGCATCGTACACAG GCCCATGGACCTGTCCGCAATCAAAAAGAACATCGAGACGGGGCAGATCCGGACGACGGCCGAGTTCCAGCGAGACATCATGCTTATGTTTCAGAACGCGGTCATGTACAACAGCTCGGACCATGACGTCTACCACATGGCCCTGGAGATGCAGCGCGACGTCCTGGAGCAGATCCAGCAGTTCCTGGCGACCCAGCTCATCATGCAGACGTCCGAATCGGGCATCAGCGCCAAGAGCCTCCGCGGGCGAGAGGCCAACCGAAAACAAGACCCCAACGACAAG AGCCTGAGCCCAGCACACAATGATGCACATTTAGAGCCAGAACCAGCAGCCATGTCCAGAAGGAAAAGGAACAACTCCAAACAAGATACTATTAAACAG GATGGAGGCACCAGAGGGCGCCGCAGTGCTATAGAGGCTGATATGAAGATGAAGAAATGA